The genomic window CGGAAAACACCGCCACTCTGGCCTACAAGATCGTCCAGGTTGAGCCCATTCCGCCGAAGGTCCTGAACATCCACATTCCCTCGACGGTGGGGAGCATCATTTCCAAGGCACTCGCCAAGGATCCGACCTTGAGGTACCAGGCGCCCTCCGAGATGCTCAGGGACCTGAGGGCGCTCAAGGAGCAGCTCGCCTCCGGCAAGACGCACCACTCCGCGGCAACGGCCCCGGGTGCCGTCCGGGAGCCCGAACGAGCCAATGAACCGCCGAAGGCCGCTCCCGGTGGTGCGGCCGAGACGTGTCCTCCCGTGCCGTCCGCGCAAGCCGCGAAGCAGCCCGCTGCGATCCGCCCGCCCGAGAGCCCGCCCGCGGCTCCGACACCGGCGGTCAAGACCGTGAAGAAGGAAACGGACGTATCCGCTCCAACGCCGGCCGCAGCCCCTCCGCCGCCTCCCGCGCAAGGTTCTCCGCCCGGGAAGGAACATCCGGCCGATGTCGAAGCAAAGAGTCCTCTCCCGGTAGGGATGAAGGCGGCGGAAGAAGCCCGGTCCGGTTCGACGGCCACTCAACCGGCCTCCTTGAAGCGGAAAACCGGGGGGCTTCCCGGACTGTCGGTCGGCCGGAAAAAGCCCTCCAACGCGTTGCGCCTCGTTCCCGTTGGGGCGGCGGCGCTCCTGCTCGTGGTCGTCGGGTTCGTTTTCATGTCGAGAGACTCGGCCCGCCCTCCGCAGGCCGCCGGCCCCTCCGCCAAGACCGCGCAGAACGCCGCTCCAGCCGCCAAGACCCAGCCGCAGAAGGTTCCGGCGGCCAAACCGGCACCGGAAGCGGCTCCCATCGACGGGCGCGAAACACGGATGAAAGCCGACACCCTCGTTCTGCAGGCAAGAAACGTGTGGCAAGCCAACCCCGTCGGCGCCCAGAAGATTCTCGAGGAAGCCATCGGCCTGGATCCGAACAACTTCGAGGCGTACCTTCATCTGGCCCGGCTCATGACGCAGAAAAAGGACTACGCCAACGCCCTGCAGCACTACCAGAACGCCCTTCGCATCAACAACCGGGCGGCCGAGGTCTACTTCAACATGGGTTTCATTTTCCTGATGCAGGGCGACTACGACGCCGCAATGACCCATTACGAGGCATGCCGGGCACTGAACCCTCCCTACCAGGATGAAGTCCTGACGAATCTGGGCATGTGCCACCTGAAAAAGAAGAATCCCGCGCAGGCGCTGGAGCTTTTCAGACAAGCCCTGGACCTGAACCCGAGCAACAGCGTTGCCAAAAGCTACCTTGCCGGGCTTCCCGCGCCGACGCAGGATGCATCGCCCGGGCAGGATCCGCCGGGTCCTGCATCGGCCGCGTCCACGGCGGCGCAGTCGGGCTCGCCCGGAGGCGAACAGGCGGGGCAGTCCGCCGACGCCCTGGTTCTCGAAGCCAAGGACCAGATGCAGTCCGATCCCGCCCGCGCTCAGAAGCTCCTGGAAGATGCGGTGGGCATGGATCCGAATCATTTCGACGCCATTTTCCAGCTGGCCCGTCTCCTGACTCTGAAGAAGGACTATGCGGCAGCGGCCCAATACTATCTCGCCGCGCTTCGCATCAATCAGAAGTCCGCCGAAGTCTTCTTCAACCTGGGATACATCTATTTGAACCAGGGCGATTACGATCAGGCCCAGGCGAACTACGAATCGTGCCTTGCGCTCTCGCCTGCCTACAAGGACGAAATCCTGACCAATCTCGGAATAGTCCACTTGAAGAAGGACAATCCGGCCGAGGCCAGGTCAATGTTCAGGAGGGCATTGGACGCGAATCCCAGGAACAGGCTCGCCCAGAATCACTTGAACAATTTGACCAAGCAGGCGGCAAAGGGGAGCGCCGGCAAACCATGAACGTCGCGGTCCCGCCAGGAGGGACCGCACAACCGGCCCGCCGGCGGAGGCCGATGGCCGCAAGGCCATGAAAAGCCGGCAATTCCGTCCTGCCCGGGAATGACGACAATGACTTTCATGTTTCGTCGTGAACC from Syntrophobacter fumaroxidans MPOB includes these protein-coding regions:
- a CDS encoding serine/threonine-protein kinase — translated: MINPESLVGRQIDQFRLDQYLARGAMGLVFRAFDTVLVRTVALKLIPKAIEEGLSKEELAAREEARKRLIQEAKAAGRLTHPNIVTIHSYGESEEFEYICMEFVTGETLAHMLRERKAVPIEDAIPIVEQILLALQTANQEKIVHRDIKPSNVMVTLDKRVKVMDFGIAKLPSLSMTITGTVLGTPYYMSPEQISGQKVDIRSDIFSLGAVFYEMLTGERPFEAENTATLAYKIVQVEPIPPKVLNIHIPSTVGSIISKALAKDPTLRYQAPSEMLRDLRALKEQLASGKTHHSAATAPGAVREPERANEPPKAAPGGAAETCPPVPSAQAAKQPAAIRPPESPPAAPTPAVKTVKKETDVSAPTPAAAPPPPPAQGSPPGKEHPADVEAKSPLPVGMKAAEEARSGSTATQPASLKRKTGGLPGLSVGRKKPSNALRLVPVGAAALLLVVVGFVFMSRDSARPPQAAGPSAKTAQNAAPAAKTQPQKVPAAKPAPEAAPIDGRETRMKADTLVLQARNVWQANPVGAQKILEEAIGLDPNNFEAYLHLARLMTQKKDYANALQHYQNALRINNRAAEVYFNMGFIFLMQGDYDAAMTHYEACRALNPPYQDEVLTNLGMCHLKKKNPAQALELFRQALDLNPSNSVAKSYLAGLPAPTQDASPGQDPPGPASAASTAAQSGSPGGEQAGQSADALVLEAKDQMQSDPARAQKLLEDAVGMDPNHFDAIFQLARLLTLKKDYAAAAQYYLAALRINQKSAEVFFNLGYIYLNQGDYDQAQANYESCLALSPAYKDEILTNLGIVHLKKDNPAEARSMFRRALDANPRNRLAQNHLNNLTKQAAKGSAGKP